One Streptomyces sp. NBC_00223 genomic window carries:
- the hpnC gene encoding squalene synthase HpnC — MTGDDTSRAVLDKAARENFPVAPVFLPRAWRRDLMAVYGFARLVDDIGDGDLAGGGRADAVLLGLDPQAAEDRLAMLDAFEADLRKVFDGTPAHPLLTALQPTVRRHRLTPDPFLGLIGANRQDQHVRRYSTYDELLAYCELSANPVGRLVLSITGTSTPERIRHSDAVCTALQIVEHIQDVAEDLGRDRVYLPAEDMKRYAVEEADLAAPHANERVRELVAFEAERARDLLYEGTPLVGSVRGRLRLLLAGFVGGGRAALKAVEGARYDVLAGPPKATKPSLLREVGSTLRREG; from the coding sequence GTGACCGGGGACGACACGTCCCGGGCCGTCCTGGACAAGGCCGCGCGCGAGAACTTCCCCGTGGCTCCGGTGTTCCTGCCGCGCGCCTGGCGCAGGGACCTGATGGCGGTGTACGGATTCGCCCGGCTGGTCGACGACATCGGTGACGGCGACCTCGCGGGCGGCGGACGCGCGGACGCGGTCCTGCTCGGGCTCGACCCGCAGGCCGCCGAGGACCGGCTCGCCATGCTCGACGCCTTCGAGGCCGATCTGCGCAAGGTCTTCGACGGCACCCCCGCGCACCCGCTGCTGACCGCCCTTCAGCCCACGGTCCGCCGGCACCGGCTGACCCCCGACCCCTTCCTCGGCCTGATCGGCGCCAACCGCCAGGACCAGCACGTGCGCCGCTACAGCACGTACGACGAGCTGCTGGCCTACTGCGAGCTGTCCGCCAATCCGGTCGGCCGGCTGGTGCTGTCCATCACCGGCACCTCGACGCCCGAACGCATCCGCCACTCCGACGCGGTGTGCACGGCGCTCCAGATCGTCGAGCACATCCAGGACGTGGCGGAGGACCTGGGCAGGGACCGGGTGTATCTGCCGGCCGAGGACATGAAACGCTACGCCGTGGAGGAGGCAGACCTCGCCGCACCGCACGCGAACGAACGAGTACGCGAACTGGTGGCCTTCGAGGCCGAACGCGCCCGCGATCTGTTGTATGAAGGTACTCCCCTGGTGGGTAGCGTCCGTGGAAGGCTTCGGCTGCTGCTCGCCGGTTTCGTCGGCGGCGGGCGTGCCGCGCTGAAGGCGGTCGAGGGCGCGCGGTACGACGTCCTGGCAGGTCCGCCCAAAGCCACCAAGCCCAGCCTGCTGCGCGAGGTGGGGTCGACATTGCGAAGAGAGGGGTGA
- a CDS encoding ABC transporter ATP-binding protein, protein MAVAETQTLPPVQTATEARIPTVIVDDVHIVYTVHGAGTGKGSAVAALGRLVSRKKSPNVRRVHAVRGVSFTAYRGEAIGIIGSNGSGKSTILRAIAGLLPPESGQIYTDGQPSLLGVNAALMNDLTGERNVILGGLAMGMTQEEIRDRYKGIVDFSGINDKGDFISLPMRTYSSGMAARLRFSIAAAKNHDVLMIDEALATGDRQFQRRSEKRIRELRKEAGTVFLVSHSNKSIRDTCDRVVWLEKGEMLMDGPTEEVLKAYEKHTGK, encoded by the coding sequence ATGGCCGTGGCTGAGACACAGACGCTTCCCCCGGTGCAGACCGCCACCGAGGCTCGTATCCCCACCGTGATCGTGGACGACGTGCACATCGTCTACACCGTGCACGGCGCGGGCACCGGCAAGGGCAGCGCCGTCGCGGCGCTCGGCCGGCTGGTGTCCCGCAAGAAGTCGCCGAACGTCCGCCGGGTGCACGCGGTGCGCGGGGTGAGCTTCACCGCCTACCGCGGCGAGGCGATCGGCATCATCGGTTCCAACGGCTCGGGCAAGTCGACGATCCTGCGGGCCATCGCCGGACTGCTGCCGCCGGAGAGCGGCCAGATCTACACCGACGGCCAGCCCTCCCTGCTGGGTGTCAACGCGGCCCTGATGAACGACCTGACCGGTGAGCGCAATGTCATCCTCGGCGGCCTGGCCATGGGCATGACGCAGGAGGAGATCCGCGACCGCTACAAGGGCATCGTGGACTTCTCCGGCATCAACGACAAGGGCGACTTCATCTCGCTGCCGATGCGGACGTACTCCTCCGGCATGGCGGCCCGGCTGCGCTTCTCGATCGCGGCGGCCAAGAACCACGACGTGCTGATGATCGACGAGGCGCTGGCCACCGGCGACCGGCAGTTCCAGCGGCGCTCCGAGAAGCGCATCCGCGAACTGCGCAAGGAGGCCGGCACCGTCTTCCTGGTCAGCCACAGCAACAAGTCGATCCGCGACACCTGCGACCGGGTGGTGTGGCTGGAGAAGGGCGAGATGCTGATGGACGGCCCCACCGAGGAAGTGCTCAAGGCGTACGAGAAGCACACGGGCAAGTGA
- a CDS encoding ABC transporter permease codes for MSETTHNGAVAVGAPPAPSADDGLSPAQLAAKYGLSVSGARPGLAEYTRQLWGRRHFINEFAKARTQAQYTQARLGQLWQVMTPLLNAAVYYLIFGLLIGTSRGIDNFIAFLVTGVFIFTFTQSSVLSGVRAVSGNLGLIRALHFPRASMPIAFTLMQLQQLMMSMFVLLAIVLMTGEVPTLSWLLVIPALITQWVFNTGLAMTVARLGSKMTDLAQLMPFLLRTWMYVSGVMYSIDKLTSTAPHFVRIVLDLNPAAVYIGLIRFALIDSVTASQLPPHVWAAAVGWAVVVGVGGYIYFWKAEESYGRG; via the coding sequence GTGAGCGAGACAACGCACAATGGTGCGGTCGCCGTCGGAGCCCCACCGGCACCCTCGGCCGACGACGGCCTCAGCCCCGCCCAGCTTGCGGCCAAGTACGGTCTGTCCGTCAGCGGGGCCCGGCCCGGTCTGGCCGAGTACACCCGACAGCTCTGGGGCCGTCGACATTTCATCAACGAGTTCGCCAAGGCCCGCACCCAGGCCCAGTACACCCAGGCCCGCCTCGGCCAGCTCTGGCAGGTCATGACACCGCTGCTGAACGCGGCGGTCTACTACTTGATCTTCGGTCTGCTGATCGGCACCAGCAGGGGCATCGACAACTTCATCGCCTTCCTGGTCACCGGCGTCTTCATCTTCACCTTCACCCAGTCCTCGGTGCTCAGCGGGGTGCGGGCGGTCTCCGGCAACCTCGGGCTGATCAGGGCGCTGCACTTCCCGCGCGCCTCGATGCCGATCGCCTTCACCCTGATGCAGCTCCAGCAGCTGATGATGTCGATGTTCGTCCTGCTGGCGATCGTGCTGATGACCGGCGAGGTGCCCACGCTCTCCTGGCTGCTGGTGATCCCCGCGCTGATCACCCAGTGGGTCTTCAACACCGGCCTGGCGATGACGGTCGCCCGGCTCGGCAGTAAGATGACCGACCTCGCGCAGCTGATGCCGTTCCTGCTGCGCACCTGGATGTATGTGTCCGGCGTCATGTACAGCATCGACAAGCTCACCAGCACGGCGCCGCACTTCGTGCGGATCGTGCTCGACCTCAACCCGGCCGCGGTCTACATCGGCCTGATCCGTTTCGCGCTGATCGACAGTGTGACCGCGTCGCAGCTCCCGCCGCACGTGTGGGCCGCGGCGGTGGGCTGGGCGGTGGTCGTCGGGGTCGGCGGGTACATCTACTTCTGGAAGGCGGAGGAGTCGTATGGCCGTGGCTGA
- a CDS encoding glycosyltransferase family 2 protein, with protein MGNRPAELQDLLDSVAKQQGPAVAVALVGNGAPLPPVTHAGVRTAELPENLGIPGGRNVGIEMFGPAGRDVDAVLFLDDDGLLPFDDTAELVRAAFAADPELGIISFRIADPVTGVTQRRHVPRLRASDPMRGSRVTTFLGGACAVRSKVFEQAGVLPAEFFYAHEETDLAWRALDAGWMIDYRADMVLHHPTTSPARHAVYHRMVARNRVWLARRNLPWPLVPVYLGVWLVLTLARRPSGSALRAWFGGFREGWTTPCGPRRAMRWRTVWKLTRLGRPPII; from the coding sequence ATGGGCAACCGTCCCGCCGAACTCCAGGACCTGCTGGACTCGGTCGCCAAGCAGCAGGGCCCGGCCGTCGCGGTGGCCCTGGTCGGCAACGGAGCCCCGCTGCCGCCGGTCACCCACGCCGGGGTGCGCACCGCGGAACTCCCGGAGAACCTGGGCATCCCCGGCGGCCGCAATGTGGGCATCGAGATGTTCGGGCCCGCCGGCCGGGACGTCGACGCGGTGCTCTTCCTCGACGACGACGGGCTGCTGCCCTTCGACGACACCGCCGAGCTGGTCAGGGCGGCCTTCGCCGCCGACCCGGAGCTGGGCATCATCAGCTTCCGGATCGCCGACCCGGTGACCGGCGTCACCCAGCGCCGCCATGTGCCGCGGCTGCGCGCCTCGGACCCGATGCGCGGCTCCCGGGTGACCACCTTCCTCGGCGGCGCCTGCGCGGTCCGCAGCAAGGTCTTCGAGCAGGCCGGGGTGCTGCCGGCCGAGTTCTTCTACGCGCACGAGGAAACGGATCTGGCCTGGAGAGCCCTTGACGCGGGCTGGATGATCGACTACCGCGCCGACATGGTGCTGCACCACCCGACCACCTCGCCCGCCCGGCACGCGGTCTACCACCGTATGGTGGCCCGCAACCGGGTCTGGCTGGCCCGGCGCAATTTGCCGTGGCCGCTCGTTCCGGTGTATCTCGGCGTATGGCTTGTGCTCACTCTGGCGCGTAGGCCGTCCGGGTCCGCGCTGCGCGCGTGGTTCGGCGGTTTCCGCGAGGGCTGGACGACCCCGTGCGGCCCGCGGCGGGCGATGAGGTGGCGGACGGTGTGGAAGTTGACCCGACTAGGCCGACCCCCGATCATCTGA
- a CDS encoding CDP-alcohol phosphatidyltransferase family protein: MPKPSVAELRPVVHPPGVKDRRSGEHWAGRLYMRELSLRIDRYIVPTRITPNQLTYVMTVCGVLAAPALLVPGIPGAVLGVVAVQLYLLLDCVDGEVARWKKQFSLAGVYLDRVGAYLCDAAVLVGFGLRAADLWGSGRIDWLWAFLGTLAALGAVLIKAETDLVGVARHQGGLPPVKEAASEPRSSGVALARRAAAALKFHRLVLGVEASLFILVLAVVDQIRDDLFFTRLGVAVLAGIALLQTLLHLVSVLASSRLK; this comes from the coding sequence ATGCCAAAACCATCAGTAGCTGAACTGCGCCCGGTCGTTCACCCCCCGGGGGTGAAGGACCGGCGCAGCGGCGAGCACTGGGCCGGGCGCCTTTACATGCGCGAGCTCTCGCTCCGCATAGACCGGTACATCGTGCCGACCCGGATCACCCCCAACCAGCTGACGTACGTGATGACCGTCTGCGGCGTGCTCGCCGCCCCGGCCCTGCTGGTGCCGGGGATCCCCGGCGCGGTGCTCGGCGTGGTCGCGGTCCAGCTCTATCTGCTGCTGGACTGCGTCGACGGCGAGGTCGCCCGCTGGAAGAAGCAGTTCTCCCTCGCGGGCGTCTACCTCGACCGCGTCGGCGCCTACCTGTGCGACGCCGCCGTGCTGGTCGGCTTCGGGCTGCGCGCCGCCGATCTGTGGGGCAGCGGCCGGATCGACTGGCTGTGGGCCTTCCTCGGCACCCTCGCCGCGCTCGGGGCCGTGCTGATCAAGGCGGAGACCGACCTCGTCGGTGTGGCCCGCCACCAGGGCGGGCTCCCGCCGGTCAAGGAGGCGGCGTCGGAGCCGCGCTCCTCCGGGGTGGCCCTGGCCCGCCGGGCGGCCGCCGCACTGAAGTTCCACCGGCTGGTGCTCGGCGTCGAGGCGTCCCTGTTCATCCTGGTGCTCGCGGTCGTGGACCAGATCCGCGACGACCTGTTCTTCACCCGGCTCGGCGTGGCCGTACTGGCCGGCATCGCGCTGCTCCAGACCCTGCTGCACCTGGTCTCCGTCCTCGCGTCGAGCAGGCTCAAGTGA
- a CDS encoding iron-containing alcohol dehydrogenase family protein, giving the protein MPVLTRLIPSPVVVDIRGGALADLSKLLADQRISTSGKLAIAASEGSGARLRERLAPELPGADWYPVEGGTIDAAVKLADAIRGKRYDAVVGLGGGKIIDVTKYAAARVGLPMVAVATNLSHDGLCSPVSTLDNDNGRGSYGVPTPIAVVIDLDVIREAPARYVRAGIGDAVSNLSAIADWELSHRETGEPIDGLAAAMARSAGEAVLRHPGGIGDDAFLVTLAEGLVLTGIAMSISGDTRPSSGACHEISHALDLLHPKRAAAHGEQVGLGAAFAMHLRGAHAESALIATALRRHGLPVGPDEIGFTAQEFVEAVRYAPQTRPGRYTILEHLDLSATQIRDAYADYAKTISS; this is encoded by the coding sequence GTGCCAGTACTGACCCGGCTGATCCCCTCGCCGGTCGTCGTCGACATCCGCGGCGGGGCGCTCGCCGACCTGTCCAAGCTCCTCGCGGACCAGCGGATCTCCACCTCGGGCAAGCTCGCCATCGCCGCGAGCGAGGGCTCGGGCGCCCGGCTGCGCGAACGGCTCGCCCCCGAACTGCCCGGCGCCGACTGGTACCCGGTCGAGGGCGGCACCATCGACGCGGCCGTGAAGCTCGCCGACGCCATCCGCGGCAAGCGCTACGACGCGGTCGTCGGCCTCGGCGGCGGCAAGATCATCGACGTGACCAAGTACGCGGCGGCCCGGGTGGGCCTGCCCATGGTCGCGGTCGCCACCAACCTCTCGCACGACGGCCTGTGCTCGCCGGTGTCCACCCTGGACAACGACAACGGCCGCGGCTCCTACGGCGTCCCCACGCCGATAGCGGTCGTCATCGACCTCGACGTGATCCGCGAGGCCCCGGCCCGCTACGTCAGGGCCGGCATCGGCGACGCGGTCTCCAACCTCTCGGCCATCGCGGACTGGGAGCTGTCCCACCGCGAGACCGGTGAGCCGATCGACGGCCTGGCCGCCGCCATGGCCCGCAGCGCGGGCGAGGCGGTGCTCCGCCACCCCGGCGGCATCGGCGACGACGCCTTCCTGGTCACCCTCGCCGAGGGCCTGGTGCTCACCGGGATCGCCATGTCGATCAGCGGCGACACCCGCCCCTCGTCCGGCGCCTGCCACGAGATCAGCCACGCCCTCGACCTGCTCCACCCCAAGCGGGCCGCCGCCCACGGTGAGCAGGTCGGGCTCGGCGCCGCCTTCGCGATGCACCTGCGCGGCGCCCACGCCGAGTCCGCGCTGATCGCCACCGCACTTCGCCGCCACGGGCTGCCCGTGGGGCCCGACGAGATCGGCTTCACCGCTCAGGAGTTCGTCGAAGCGGTGCGCTACGCGCCGCAGACCCGCCCCGGGCGCTACACGATCCTGGAACACCTCGACCTGTCCGCCACTCAGATCAGGGACGCATACGCCGACTATGCCAAAACCATCAGTAGCTGA
- a CDS encoding phosphocholine cytidylyltransferase family protein, translated as MIGLVLAAGAGRRLRPYTDTLPKALVPVGPDGAPDGPTVLDLTLANFAEIGLTEAAVVVGYRKEAVYERKAALEAKYGLALTLIDNDKAEEWNNAYSLWCARDVLTQGVILVNGDTVHPVSVERTLLAARGEGRRIILALDTVKRLADEEMKVVTAPGRGVRRITKLMDPADATGEYIGVTLIEPEAAAELADALKVTFERDPDLYYEDGYQELVDRGFTIDVAPIGDVSWVEIDNHADLARGREIACQY; from the coding sequence ATGATCGGCCTCGTGCTGGCGGCCGGCGCCGGACGCCGTCTGCGTCCGTACACGGACACGCTGCCCAAGGCGCTGGTGCCGGTCGGCCCCGACGGCGCGCCCGACGGCCCCACCGTCCTCGACCTGACCCTGGCGAACTTCGCCGAGATCGGCCTCACCGAGGCCGCCGTCGTCGTCGGCTACCGCAAGGAGGCCGTCTACGAGCGCAAGGCGGCCCTGGAGGCGAAGTACGGCCTCGCCCTCACGCTGATCGACAACGACAAGGCCGAGGAGTGGAACAACGCCTACTCCCTGTGGTGCGCCCGGGACGTCCTCACCCAGGGAGTGATTCTGGTCAACGGCGACACCGTGCACCCGGTCTCCGTCGAGCGGACGCTGCTCGCCGCCCGCGGTGAGGGCCGCCGGATCATCCTGGCGCTCGACACCGTCAAGCGCCTCGCCGACGAGGAGATGAAGGTCGTCACCGCGCCCGGCCGTGGGGTGCGCCGGATCACCAAGCTGATGGACCCGGCCGACGCCACCGGCGAGTACATCGGGGTGACCCTGATCGAGCCCGAGGCCGCCGCCGAGCTGGCCGACGCGCTCAAGGTCACCTTCGAACGGGACCCCGACCTGTACTACGAGGACGGCTACCAGGAGCTGGTCGACCGCGGCTTCACCATCGACGTGGCACCCATAGGCGACGTGTCCTGGGTCGAGATCGACAACCACGCCGATCTGGCCAGGGGCCGGGAGATCGCGTGCCAGTACTGA